Proteins encoded together in one Microbacterium sp. ABRD28 window:
- a CDS encoding serine hydrolase, with protein sequence MPIEPPSQGSSGPGSRREPDTLRGPRRGRARASRRGGGGTRTFTTTLRALDAVAASGAQVSVRITDLDRGTTVLAGDDHVTQPVAGLGVVPLLIEVAAQFEGGTLDPLELFDRAALAGVEGAGLWQHLKVPTLPLVDMAVLAAAAGDGLAANGLLERVGLPVVRARIDALGLTRTALLDRFRDHRGPDDAPHFALSSARDLAQVFAALANSQAVSPAVSAQVAEWLTLNHDLSLVASATGLDPFAHESDDHGLLFLNKTGRDRGIRVEAGVIAGPRAGVSYALIVCFDDLSVMHRIRAHEAFRTLGVELMEYVY encoded by the coding sequence ATGCCCATCGAACCGCCGTCGCAGGGGTCATCCGGACCCGGCTCCCGTCGCGAACCCGACACGCTGCGCGGACCCCGCCGCGGACGCGCGCGCGCCTCGCGTCGCGGCGGGGGCGGCACGCGCACGTTCACCACCACGCTGCGCGCCCTCGACGCCGTCGCCGCATCGGGCGCGCAGGTCTCGGTGCGCATCACCGACCTCGACCGCGGTACCACCGTGCTCGCCGGTGATGACCACGTCACCCAGCCGGTCGCCGGGCTCGGCGTCGTGCCCCTGCTGATCGAGGTCGCCGCGCAGTTCGAGGGCGGAACGCTCGATCCTCTCGAGCTGTTCGACCGGGCGGCGCTGGCCGGCGTCGAAGGGGCCGGGCTCTGGCAGCACCTGAAGGTCCCGACGCTGCCGCTCGTCGACATGGCGGTGCTCGCCGCCGCCGCGGGTGACGGCCTTGCGGCGAACGGACTGCTCGAGCGGGTGGGCCTTCCCGTCGTGCGGGCGCGGATCGACGCGCTCGGGCTCACGCGCACCGCACTCCTCGACCGGTTCCGCGACCACCGGGGGCCCGACGATGCCCCGCACTTCGCCCTGAGCTCGGCCCGCGACCTTGCGCAGGTCTTCGCGGCCTTGGCGAACAGTCAGGCCGTGTCGCCCGCGGTCAGCGCGCAGGTCGCGGAGTGGCTCACCCTCAACCACGATCTCTCCCTCGTCGCTTCGGCCACAGGGCTCGACCCCTTTGCGCACGAGAGCGACGATCACGGACTGCTGTTCTTGAACAAGACCGGCCGCGACCGCGGCATCCGTGTCGAGGCCGGTGTGATCGCCGGTCCGCGCGCGGGAGTCTCCTACGCCCTCATCGTGTGCTTCGACGACCTGTCGGTGATGCACCGCATCCGCGCGCACGAGGCGTTCCGCACGCTCGGGGTCGAGCTCATGGAGTACGTGTACTGA
- a CDS encoding RNA methyltransferase, whose product MPRGVGPWPDGPDAWPDDPRYDPDLLAAGDTRNVVDAYRYWRMDAIVADLDRRRHGFHVAIENWQHDMNIGSIVRSANAFLAAEVHIVGRRRWNRRGAMVTDRYQHVRHHEDVAAFAAWAESEGLPVIAIDNVEGSVALDRADLPERCVLLFGQEGPGLSPEALAAASAVVEITQYGSTRSINASAAGAVVMYEWCRRWA is encoded by the coding sequence CTGCCCCGCGGCGTCGGGCCCTGGCCCGACGGGCCGGACGCCTGGCCCGACGACCCGCGGTACGACCCCGACCTGCTGGCCGCCGGTGACACCCGGAATGTCGTCGATGCCTATCGGTACTGGCGGATGGACGCGATCGTCGCCGACCTCGACCGACGTCGCCACGGCTTCCACGTCGCCATCGAGAACTGGCAGCACGACATGAACATCGGCTCGATCGTGCGGAGCGCGAACGCCTTCCTCGCCGCCGAGGTGCACATCGTCGGCCGGCGGCGGTGGAACCGGCGCGGGGCGATGGTCACCGACCGGTACCAGCACGTCCGCCACCACGAGGATGTCGCGGCGTTCGCCGCATGGGCGGAGAGCGAGGGGCTGCCCGTCATCGCGATCGACAACGTCGAAGGGTCCGTGGCGCTCGACCGTGCCGACCTCCCCGAGCGATGCGTGCTGCTGTTCGGTCAAGAGGGTCCGGGGCTGTCTCCCGAGGCGCTCGCCGCCGCATCGGCAGTGGTCGAGATCACCCAGTACGGGTCGACGCGATCGATCAACGCCTCCGCCGCGGGGGCGGTCGTCATGTACGAGTGGTGTCGTCGCTGGGCGTGA
- a CDS encoding M13-type metalloendopeptidase, whose protein sequence is MTDALRSGLALDELSDEIRPQDDLFRHVNGSWLDRTEIPDDKARWGSFHLIAEQAEKDVRAIIEESQDAEPGTETRKIGDLYASFMDEGRIAELGAAPLTAQLARIDEVASIPDFLRLVGAFEREGAGSLMVLYVEPDPGNPQRYVPFFVQGGLSLPDESYYRLENFADTRTAFRAHLEKMLELAGVADPAASADRIFSLETELATHHWNNVKSRDAVATYNLRTWEQVKSLAGADLQPWLEGLAPGFEDAFGDVVVYQPSFIEGLGGLLREDRLEDWKAWLRFQVVHALAPFLSDDFVAANFAFYGTQLTGVPVNRERWKRGVSLTEAAMGEAIGKVYVERHFPPAAKDAMDELVANLIEAYRQSISELEWMTPETRERALAKLEAFTPKIGYPVKWKDYSSLEIDEADLVGNVRRSHIWEHDRQLAKVGGPIDRDEWYMTPQTVNAYYNPLMNEIVFPAAILQYPFFDETRDAAANYGGIGAVIGHEIGHGFDDQGSRFDGDGSLRDWWTDADRAAFEERTAVLIEQYNALVPQGLAEENTVNGALTIGENIGDLGGLGIAIKAYRLSLGADLEGAPVAGPEIDGYTGIQRLLLSWAQIWQQKGRDAETIRLLTIDPHSPNEFRCNQIVRNIDAFYDAFDVAESDALWLEKDKRVTIW, encoded by the coding sequence ATGACCGATGCACTTCGCTCCGGCCTTGCGCTCGACGAGCTCAGCGACGAGATCCGCCCGCAGGACGACCTTTTCCGCCACGTGAACGGCTCGTGGCTCGACCGCACCGAGATCCCCGACGACAAGGCGAGGTGGGGATCGTTCCACCTCATCGCCGAGCAGGCCGAGAAGGACGTTCGGGCGATCATCGAGGAGTCGCAGGATGCCGAGCCCGGCACCGAGACCCGCAAGATCGGCGACCTCTACGCCAGTTTCATGGACGAAGGCCGCATCGCCGAACTCGGTGCCGCGCCGCTGACCGCGCAGCTGGCGCGGATCGACGAGGTTGCCAGCATCCCTGATTTCCTGCGCCTGGTGGGCGCGTTCGAGCGCGAGGGCGCGGGCTCGCTCATGGTGCTCTACGTCGAGCCCGACCCCGGCAACCCGCAGCGGTACGTGCCGTTCTTCGTGCAGGGCGGGCTGAGCCTTCCCGACGAGAGCTACTACCGCCTGGAGAACTTCGCCGACACCCGCACGGCGTTCCGGGCCCACCTCGAGAAGATGCTGGAGCTCGCCGGGGTCGCCGACCCCGCGGCATCCGCTGATCGCATCTTCTCGCTCGAGACCGAGCTGGCGACCCACCACTGGAACAACGTCAAGAGCCGCGACGCGGTCGCCACCTACAACCTGCGCACCTGGGAGCAGGTCAAGAGCCTCGCCGGCGCCGACCTCCAGCCGTGGCTGGAGGGTCTCGCGCCCGGGTTCGAGGACGCGTTCGGCGACGTCGTCGTCTACCAGCCGAGCTTCATCGAGGGGCTCGGCGGACTGCTGCGCGAAGACCGGCTCGAGGACTGGAAGGCGTGGCTGCGGTTCCAGGTCGTGCACGCGCTCGCGCCCTTCCTGTCGGATGACTTCGTCGCGGCGAACTTCGCGTTCTACGGCACTCAGCTCACCGGCGTGCCCGTCAATCGCGAGCGCTGGAAGCGCGGGGTGAGCCTCACCGAGGCGGCCATGGGCGAGGCGATCGGCAAGGTGTACGTCGAGCGGCACTTCCCGCCGGCGGCGAAGGACGCGATGGACGAGCTTGTCGCGAACCTCATCGAGGCGTATCGGCAGAGCATCTCCGAGCTCGAGTGGATGACCCCCGAGACCCGCGAGCGGGCGCTCGCCAAGCTCGAGGCCTTCACGCCCAAGATCGGCTATCCCGTGAAGTGGAAGGATTACTCCTCGCTCGAGATCGACGAGGCCGACCTCGTCGGCAACGTCCGCCGCTCGCACATCTGGGAGCACGATCGTCAGCTGGCCAAGGTCGGCGGACCGATCGATCGTGACGAGTGGTACATGACGCCGCAGACGGTGAACGCGTACTACAACCCGCTGATGAACGAGATCGTGTTCCCGGCGGCGATCCTGCAGTACCCGTTCTTCGACGAGACCCGGGATGCGGCCGCCAACTACGGCGGCATCGGCGCGGTCATCGGTCACGAGATCGGTCACGGCTTCGACGACCAGGGGAGCCGGTTCGACGGCGACGGATCGCTTCGCGACTGGTGGACGGATGCCGACCGCGCGGCCTTCGAGGAGCGCACCGCGGTGCTCATCGAGCAGTACAACGCGCTCGTGCCGCAGGGCCTCGCAGAGGAGAACACGGTCAACGGCGCGCTGACGATCGGCGAGAACATCGGCGACCTGGGCGGCCTCGGCATCGCGATCAAGGCGTACCGCCTCTCGCTCGGCGCCGACCTCGAGGGCGCCCCGGTGGCGGGTCCCGAGATCGACGGGTACACCGGCATCCAGCGGCTGCTGCTGTCGTGGGCGCAGATCTGGCAGCAGAAGGGTCGCGACGCCGAGACGATCCGCCTGCTGACGATCGACCCGCACTCGCCGAACGAGTTCCGCTGCAACCAGATCGTCCGTAACATCGATGCGTTCTACGACGCGTTCGATGTCGCCGAGTCCGATGCGCTGTGGCTCGAGAAGGACAAGCGCGTCACCATCTGGTAG
- a CDS encoding MATE family efflux transporter, with product MTLNRDILRLAVPALGALIAEPLFLILDSAFVGHLGIAPLAALGIGAAVLQTIVGLMVFLAYSTTPAVARRFGAGDPSRAVSVGIDGMWLALGIGAILALAGYLATPFLVGLFGAGAEVAADAQIYLGISMWGLPAMLIVFAATGLLRGMQNTVTPLWIAGLGFGANAVLNWVFIYVFGWGIAGSAAGTVVAQWGMVAAYVVVIGRLARRHAASVRPQREGVRGSALQGGWMFLRTVSLRAALLASVAVATGLGTDELAGWQVAFTIFSTAAFALDALAIAAQALIGKGLGAGDEPFVRRVLGRTVAWGAWFGVIVGAVIAAASGVIGLVFTGDPALAALVQPALLVLAVTQPVCGVVFVLDGVLIGAGDGRYLAIVGVLNLVPFVPALVLVAMFAPTGAAGLAWLAVAFFGVYMLARLVTLGRRVRGRAWLTAGA from the coding sequence ATGACGCTGAATCGCGACATCCTGAGGCTCGCCGTCCCCGCGCTCGGCGCGCTCATCGCCGAGCCGCTCTTCCTCATCCTCGACTCGGCCTTCGTCGGCCACCTCGGGATCGCGCCGCTGGCGGCGCTCGGCATCGGAGCGGCGGTCCTGCAGACGATCGTCGGGCTGATGGTGTTCCTCGCCTACTCCACCACTCCCGCCGTCGCCCGGCGGTTCGGGGCGGGCGACCCCTCGCGCGCGGTGTCGGTCGGCATCGACGGCATGTGGCTGGCCCTCGGCATCGGAGCGATTCTCGCCCTTGCGGGATACCTCGCCACCCCGTTCCTCGTCGGCCTGTTCGGCGCCGGCGCCGAGGTCGCCGCCGACGCGCAGATCTACCTCGGCATCTCGATGTGGGGCCTGCCGGCGATGCTCATCGTCTTCGCCGCGACGGGGCTCCTGCGGGGGATGCAGAACACCGTGACGCCGCTGTGGATCGCGGGGCTCGGATTCGGAGCCAACGCGGTGCTGAACTGGGTTTTCATCTACGTCTTCGGGTGGGGGATCGCGGGGTCGGCTGCCGGCACGGTCGTCGCCCAGTGGGGCATGGTGGCGGCCTACGTGGTGGTCATCGGCCGGCTGGCGCGCCGGCACGCGGCATCCGTCCGCCCGCAGCGCGAGGGGGTGCGCGGCTCCGCTCTGCAGGGCGGATGGATGTTCCTGCGCACCGTCTCGCTGCGCGCGGCGCTGCTTGCGTCCGTCGCAGTCGCGACCGGCCTCGGCACCGACGAGCTCGCCGGGTGGCAGGTGGCCTTCACGATCTTCTCCACTGCGGCCTTCGCGCTCGACGCCCTGGCCATCGCCGCGCAGGCGCTGATCGGCAAGGGCCTCGGCGCCGGCGACGAACCGTTCGTGCGCCGCGTGCTCGGTCGCACGGTGGCCTGGGGAGCATGGTTCGGCGTCATCGTGGGCGCGGTCATCGCCGCGGCATCCGGGGTCATCGGCCTGGTGTTCACCGGCGACCCGGCGCTTGCCGCGCTCGTACAGCCGGCCCTGCTCGTTCTCGCCGTGACCCAACCCGTGTGCGGCGTGGTGTTCGTGCTCGACGGAGTGCTGATCGGAGCGGGCGACGGGAGATACCTCGCGATCGTCGGGGTGCTGAACCTCGTGCCCTTCGTTCCCGCGCTGGTGCTCGTGGCCATGTTCGCCCCGACCGGCGCCGCGGGCCTGGCGTGGCTGGCGGTGGCGTTCTTCGGCGTCTACATGCTCGCGCGTCTGGTCACGCTGGGGCGCCGGGTGCGCGGTCGGGCGTGGCTGACCGCGGGAGCGTGA
- a CDS encoding DUF6069 family protein, with amino-acid sequence MRRLVTGLAGLRPVWIILVAVVTAVLVNLAIYGVARLAGVEFWFTAAGGPLQVLPPVLTLFTAAPLAAGLTIAAVVGRWWRSVFVVAAIVAVILEIGSIFTLTIPADFDTGSTLSLSLCHIAMAPVTVIALFALRGRRRSQVQKASDG; translated from the coding sequence ATGAGACGCCTCGTCACAGGCCTGGCCGGTCTGAGGCCGGTCTGGATCATCCTGGTCGCCGTCGTCACAGCAGTCCTGGTGAACCTCGCGATCTACGGCGTGGCGCGGCTTGCGGGAGTGGAGTTCTGGTTCACCGCCGCGGGCGGGCCGCTTCAGGTACTGCCGCCGGTGCTCACTCTTTTCACTGCGGCCCCGCTCGCGGCCGGTCTCACCATCGCTGCCGTCGTGGGGCGATGGTGGCGCAGCGTGTTCGTCGTCGCTGCGATCGTCGCGGTTATTCTCGAGATCGGATCGATCTTCACGCTGACCATCCCCGCCGACTTCGACACCGGCAGCACGCTCTCGCTCTCGCTGTGCCACATCGCGATGGCACCAGTCACCGTCATCGCCCTCTTTGCGCTTCGCGGACGCCGGCGATCGCAGGTACAGAAGGCTTCCGATGGGTGA
- a CDS encoding AIM24 family protein — MKATIAGTTMPVLELTLDPGERVIAEGGDVSWLTPGFDIQTSTAFGSGGKGGFMSGLKRSSATRSSSRRCTARATSGCSR, encoded by the coding sequence ATGAAGGCGACGATCGCGGGCACGACGATGCCGGTTCTCGAACTGACCCTCGACCCCGGGGAGCGGGTCATCGCCGAAGGCGGCGACGTCTCATGGCTCACTCCGGGGTTCGACATCCAGACCTCCACCGCGTTCGGCTCGGGCGGCAAAGGCGGGTTCATGAGCGGCCTGAAGCGTTCTTCGGCGACTCGCTCTTCCTCGCGCAGGTGCACGGCCCGGGCCACGTCTGGCTGCAGTCGATGA
- the purU gene encoding formyltetrahydrofolate deformylase: MTLHTDALRDHACLIVHGPDQPGLVAAVSTLITRNSGNIVTLDQYSDDPEGGGFFQRVVFHRANLTAAMPAIEKDLEETLAPIGMTWVLTDQSVPKRMAVLASTSDHCLLELLWRHRRGELPVTIPMVISNHTNTADDVRSFGIPFFHVPSQGADKSKAESEILKLLGDNVDFVVLARYMQILSEDFLEKVGVPVINIHHSFLPAFIGAAPYRKAKERGVKLIGATSHYVTADLDEGPIIEQDVARVDHRMTAADLQARGAYVERAVLSRAVQWHAEDRVIRHGNHTIVFSDRP, encoded by the coding sequence ATGACGCTGCACACTGACGCTCTGCGTGATCATGCCTGTCTCATCGTGCACGGCCCTGACCAGCCCGGACTCGTTGCAGCGGTCTCCACACTGATCACTCGCAACAGCGGGAACATCGTCACCCTCGACCAGTATTCTGACGACCCGGAGGGCGGCGGGTTCTTCCAGCGCGTCGTCTTCCACCGGGCGAATCTGACCGCGGCGATGCCTGCCATCGAAAAGGACTTAGAGGAGACCCTCGCTCCGATCGGAATGACGTGGGTGCTCACCGATCAATCGGTCCCCAAGCGCATGGCGGTCCTGGCATCGACGAGCGATCACTGCCTCCTCGAGCTCCTCTGGCGCCACCGCCGAGGCGAGCTTCCGGTCACCATTCCGATGGTGATCTCGAACCACACCAACACTGCCGACGACGTGCGCTCCTTCGGGATCCCGTTCTTCCACGTCCCCTCTCAGGGCGCCGACAAGTCCAAAGCCGAGTCGGAGATTTTGAAGCTTCTCGGCGACAACGTCGACTTCGTCGTGCTGGCTCGTTACATGCAGATTCTTTCCGAGGACTTCCTGGAGAAGGTCGGTGTGCCCGTCATCAACATCCACCATTCGTTCCTCCCCGCCTTCATCGGCGCGGCGCCTTACCGAAAGGCCAAGGAGCGCGGTGTGAAGCTGATCGGCGCAACGAGCCACTACGTGACCGCAGACCTCGACGAGGGTCCGATCATCGAGCAGGACGTCGCGCGCGTCGATCACCGGATGACGGCCGCTGACCTGCAGGCGCGCGGCGCGTATGTCGAGCGCGCCGTGCTCTCGCGCGCCGTGCAGTGGCATGCCGAAGACAGGGTCATCCGTCACGGGAATCACACGATCGTCTTCAGCGATCGTCCCTGA
- a CDS encoding GAF domain-containing SpoIIE family protein phosphatase — MGDSLFDDDRRQRAIEALGLLNTRPDERVDRVTRLAQEIFGVPMVSVTLLDRDRQWRKSQIGLGGSDASREGAFCDLTVRTGDTLIVEDASIDDYFAENPFVVGDPHLRFYAGHPLQAPGGEHVGTLCILDTQPRSLDAREVELLREMAQWVQTELMAEDDLDHATVVQQALLPRETPEVAGYTLAAAATASGTLMGDLYDWYLHDGRLRMTLADVMGKGTGPAIVAASVRASLRTAPDRPLAAAVAEADRLLESDLGRAGLFVTAVHAELEPDSGTISFVDAGHSLAFILHSDGRWTPLRSTGLPLGMGFDYDRTAASVQLEPGDAFLCCSDGLLDILDQEDPFGHVLHVISTEGPAGAVAEAVRLAHERRAPDDVTVLLVRRDA, encoded by the coding sequence GTGGGGGATTCCTTGTTCGACGACGACAGACGCCAACGTGCCATCGAGGCCCTCGGTCTCCTCAACACGCGCCCCGACGAGCGCGTGGACAGGGTGACGCGTCTCGCGCAGGAGATCTTCGGCGTGCCGATGGTGAGCGTCACCCTCCTCGATCGCGACCGTCAGTGGCGGAAGTCGCAGATCGGCCTCGGCGGCAGCGACGCGTCGCGAGAGGGGGCCTTCTGCGACCTCACCGTCCGCACCGGAGACACGCTCATCGTCGAGGACGCGAGCATCGACGACTACTTCGCCGAGAATCCCTTCGTCGTGGGCGATCCGCACCTCCGGTTCTACGCCGGACACCCGCTTCAGGCGCCGGGCGGTGAGCACGTGGGCACCCTGTGCATCCTCGACACCCAGCCGCGATCGCTCGACGCCCGCGAGGTCGAGTTGCTGCGCGAGATGGCCCAGTGGGTGCAGACCGAGCTCATGGCCGAGGACGACCTCGACCACGCCACCGTCGTGCAGCAGGCGCTTCTGCCCCGCGAGACCCCCGAGGTCGCCGGGTACACCCTGGCGGCCGCGGCGACGGCGTCCGGCACACTGATGGGGGATCTCTACGACTGGTACCTGCACGACGGACGGCTGCGGATGACTCTGGCCGACGTCATGGGGAAGGGAACCGGCCCCGCGATCGTCGCCGCATCGGTGCGGGCGTCGCTGCGCACCGCGCCCGACCGCCCTCTCGCCGCCGCGGTCGCCGAAGCCGACCGGCTGCTCGAGTCCGATCTCGGACGCGCGGGCCTGTTCGTCACCGCCGTGCACGCCGAGCTCGAGCCCGACTCGGGCACGATCTCCTTCGTCGACGCCGGCCACAGCCTGGCGTTCATCCTCCACAGCGACGGCAGGTGGACACCCCTCCGCTCGACGGGCCTTCCCCTGGGCATGGGGTTCGACTACGACCGCACGGCGGCCTCGGTGCAGCTCGAGCCGGGGGATGCGTTCCTGTGCTGCAGCGACGGCCTCCTCGACATCCTCGACCAGGAGGACCCGTTCGGCCACGTGCTGCACGTCATCTCGACCGAAGGACCGGCAGGCGCCGTCGCCGAAGCGGTGCGGCTCGCCCACGAGCGCCGTGCTCCCGACGATGTCACGGTGCTGCTCGTGCGGCGGGACGCGTGA
- a CDS encoding heavy metal translocating P-type ATPase produces the protein MGVMRTLVRYPIIAATLVVLAAVAIIASAGGEQQARWIASAYVGLFIVWTLVRMVRDVLRGHIGLDVLAVVAMVATLAVGEYLASLIIVLMLSGGEALEDFAARRATRDLTALLDRSPRTAHVVVRPTGLPTADAAAAATERIKDVPVDEVAVGDILLVRPSEIVPVDGELLSETGTFDESSLTGESMPVAHDRGMEVFSGAVNGSEAVRIRARRPSSESQYQQIVALVKQAQASRAPVVRLADRFAIPFTAVSLVLAGTAWTISGDPARFAEVLVLATPCPLLIAAPVAFLGGLSRAAKAGVIVKGGGIIERLARARSACFDKTGTLTAGRPELVDVRPAEGFDRRELLTLAASAEQYSTHVLADGVRRVAAAEGITLRPAEAATEVATNGVTASIDGAAVAVGKPAFIASRAPALTRTHLVSGQAAAYVAVGDRFAGALVLADAVRPESAAVVDWLRGNGVERVAMLTGDAESTAAAIASQVGITEVHAELLPPEKVHLAAGMQPRPTMMVGDGVNDAPVLAASDIGVAMGARGATAAGDAADVVVVVDSLAKVVEAVAISRHTLRVALAAIWIGIALSIGLMIVAMTGVIPAVAGALIQEGVDLATILYALRALRGPVPVIGATPAAVTLPRSATPDRAPGAPA, from the coding sequence ATGGGGGTGATGAGGACTCTGGTGCGGTACCCGATCATCGCGGCGACGCTCGTCGTTCTGGCGGCGGTGGCGATCATCGCCTCCGCGGGCGGGGAGCAGCAGGCGCGGTGGATCGCGAGCGCGTACGTGGGGCTGTTCATCGTGTGGACCCTCGTCCGGATGGTGCGCGACGTGCTGCGCGGGCACATCGGTCTGGACGTGCTGGCGGTCGTGGCGATGGTCGCCACCCTCGCCGTCGGGGAGTACCTGGCCTCCCTCATCATCGTGCTGATGCTCTCCGGCGGCGAGGCGCTCGAGGACTTCGCCGCGCGACGCGCGACACGCGACCTCACCGCTCTCCTCGATCGGTCGCCGCGCACGGCGCACGTCGTGGTGCGCCCGACCGGGCTTCCGACGGCGGACGCGGCGGCGGCGGCGACCGAGCGGATCAAGGACGTTCCCGTCGACGAGGTCGCCGTCGGCGACATCCTTCTCGTCCGCCCGTCGGAGATCGTTCCCGTCGATGGCGAACTGCTCAGCGAGACCGGCACGTTCGACGAGTCGTCTCTCACCGGCGAGAGCATGCCGGTGGCCCACGACCGGGGGATGGAGGTCTTCTCCGGAGCGGTCAACGGGTCGGAGGCGGTGCGCATCCGGGCGCGCCGCCCGAGTTCCGAGAGTCAGTACCAGCAGATCGTCGCCCTCGTGAAGCAGGCGCAGGCCTCCCGGGCGCCGGTGGTGCGGCTCGCCGATCGCTTCGCGATCCCGTTCACCGCCGTGTCGCTCGTGCTCGCCGGCACCGCCTGGACGATCTCGGGCGATCCGGCGCGCTTCGCCGAGGTGCTGGTGCTCGCCACCCCGTGCCCCCTCCTCATCGCGGCGCCCGTCGCCTTCCTCGGCGGACTCTCCCGCGCGGCGAAGGCCGGCGTCATCGTCAAGGGTGGCGGCATCATCGAGAGGCTCGCACGGGCCCGGTCGGCGTGCTTCGACAAGACCGGGACGCTCACGGCGGGACGGCCCGAGCTCGTCGACGTGCGACCGGCCGAGGGGTTCGATCGCCGGGAGCTGCTGACTCTCGCCGCCTCGGCCGAGCAGTACTCGACCCACGTGCTGGCCGACGGTGTGCGTCGTGTCGCGGCCGCGGAGGGCATCACACTGCGCCCGGCGGAGGCGGCGACAGAGGTGGCGACCAACGGGGTGACCGCGTCCATCGACGGCGCCGCCGTCGCCGTGGGGAAGCCGGCGTTCATCGCCTCGCGCGCACCCGCCCTCACCCGCACGCACCTCGTCTCGGGGCAGGCGGCAGCCTACGTCGCGGTGGGCGACCGTTTCGCCGGCGCCCTCGTGCTCGCCGACGCTGTCCGGCCCGAGTCGGCGGCCGTCGTGGACTGGCTGCGCGGCAACGGCGTTGAACGGGTGGCCATGCTCACAGGCGACGCGGAGTCCACCGCGGCCGCCATCGCGTCGCAGGTCGGGATCACCGAGGTGCACGCCGAGCTCCTCCCGCCCGAGAAGGTCCACCTCGCCGCCGGCATGCAGCCGAGGCCCACGATGATGGTCGGCGACGGCGTCAATGACGCCCCGGTGCTCGCCGCCTCCGACATCGGCGTGGCGATGGGTGCGCGCGGGGCGACCGCGGCCGGCGACGCCGCCGACGTCGTCGTGGTCGTCGACTCCCTGGCCAAGGTCGTCGAGGCCGTGGCGATCAGCCGCCACACGCTCCGTGTGGCGCTCGCGGCGATCTGGATCGGGATCGCCCTCAGCATCGGTCTCATGATCGTGGCGATGACCGGCGTCATCCCGGCCGTCGCAGGCGCGCTCATCCAGGAGGGCGTCGATCTTGCGACGATCCTCTACGCCCTCCGCGCGCTGCGCGGGCCGGTGCCGGTGATCGGTGCGACGCCGGCGGCGGTCACGCTCCCGCGGTCAGCCACGCCCGACCGCGCACCCGGCGCCCCAGCGTGA